The Gemmatimonadaceae bacterium genome contains a region encoding:
- a CDS encoding serine/threonine-protein kinase has product MDAPLEKLPERIGPYRVLQLLGQGGMGLVYEAEETGPVRRRVAIKVVRAGLNSRQVIARFDTERQALAVMNHPGIAKVLQAGETETGEPYFTMELVRGLPITAYADTHRLSVADRIQLFIEVCRAVQHAHQKGVIHRDLKPSNVLVTEQDGRPQPKIIDFGIAKATGRELTDEAAVTMAGVAVGTAAYMSPEQASAPATDIDTRADVYSLGVMLYELLIGGLPVDPAVMGPHAFLVSLTSGLINPPAPSARLGSTPADGTVTHCRQTDLPRLKRELRGDLDWIVLKAISLDRTRRYDSANSLADDLQRHLANQPVIARPPSARYRLSKFVRRHRVGVAAGAVVALAVVGGAVLSTVGFVTARRAERLAAQEAEAAQQVTTFLTELFRVNDPGLSRGDTLTARELLARGADSVERKLAGQPALQSRLMQTLGTVHQQMGMSDQARVLFRQAVQIREKAYGPNDTLVAESLNGLGDAARSKGDLALADSAYLRALAIREAAFGPASKEVASTLASLAVLRTRQGKLAQAESLYHRVLPIDERLRPPSDQSLLRRRSGLANVYFAQGRLAEAESIFLQVLAVQRRALGEDHYDVGSTLNNLGGTYYQLKRYDDALRSYEAARPIFERSLGPAHPNVFGLYNNMGEVYWKLKQYDQAERLLRQSLAAKEKYLAPGHASIATTLHALAGTLRDEGRLGEAEPLYRRALEIREKTAGTNPRWIIETLHDYAELRRRAGRLAEAAKLDARAAQLQRAN; this is encoded by the coding sequence ATGGACGCGCCGCTGGAGAAGCTGCCGGAGCGCATCGGCCCGTATCGCGTGCTCCAGTTGCTGGGGCAGGGCGGCATGGGACTCGTGTATGAGGCCGAGGAAACCGGCCCCGTCCGCCGCCGCGTGGCGATCAAGGTGGTGCGGGCGGGGCTGAACTCGCGGCAGGTCATCGCGCGGTTCGACACCGAGCGCCAGGCGCTCGCCGTGATGAACCATCCGGGCATCGCGAAGGTGCTGCAGGCCGGCGAGACGGAGACCGGCGAGCCGTATTTCACGATGGAGCTCGTCCGCGGGCTCCCGATCACCGCCTACGCCGACACGCACCGCCTGTCGGTCGCGGATCGCATCCAGCTCTTCATCGAGGTGTGCCGCGCCGTGCAGCACGCCCACCAGAAGGGCGTCATCCACCGCGACCTGAAACCGTCCAATGTGCTCGTGACCGAGCAGGACGGACGGCCGCAGCCGAAAATCATCGACTTCGGCATCGCCAAGGCCACCGGCCGCGAGCTCACCGACGAGGCGGCGGTGACGATGGCCGGCGTGGCCGTCGGCACGGCGGCATACATGAGCCCCGAGCAGGCCAGCGCGCCGGCCACCGACATCGACACGCGCGCCGATGTCTACTCGCTCGGGGTGATGCTCTACGAGCTGCTCATCGGAGGCCTGCCGGTCGATCCCGCGGTGATGGGACCGCATGCCTTTCTCGTCAGCCTGACATCAGGACTCATCAATCCGCCGGCGCCCAGCGCCCGCCTCGGCTCGACGCCGGCCGATGGCACCGTCACGCACTGCCGACAAACCGACCTGCCACGCCTCAAGCGCGAGCTGCGGGGCGACCTCGACTGGATCGTGCTGAAAGCCATCAGCCTGGATCGCACCCGGCGCTATGACTCCGCCAACAGCCTGGCCGACGACCTGCAGCGTCATCTCGCCAACCAGCCGGTGATCGCGCGCCCGCCCAGTGCGCGCTATCGGCTCTCCAAGTTCGTGCGCCGGCACCGCGTGGGCGTCGCCGCCGGCGCCGTCGTCGCACTGGCAGTCGTGGGCGGCGCCGTCCTTTCGACGGTGGGCTTCGTGACCGCGCGCCGCGCCGAACGGCTCGCCGCGCAGGAGGCCGAAGCGGCCCAGCAGGTCACCACCTTTCTCACGGAGCTCTTCCGCGTCAACGACCCCGGCCTTTCGCGCGGCGACACCCTGACGGCCCGCGAGCTGCTCGCGCGCGGCGCCGACAGCGTCGAACGCAAGCTGGCGGGGCAGCCTGCCCTGCAATCCCGCCTGATGCAAACGCTTGGCACGGTGCACCAGCAGATGGGGATGTCCGATCAGGCACGGGTGCTCTTCCGGCAGGCCGTGCAGATTCGCGAGAAGGCCTACGGGCCCAACGACACCCTCGTCGCCGAATCGCTGAACGGACTCGGCGATGCGGCACGCTCCAAGGGCGACCTCGCGCTGGCGGACAGCGCGTACCTCCGCGCGCTCGCCATCCGCGAGGCGGCGTTCGGCCCCGCGAGCAAGGAAGTGGCGTCGACCCTCGCGTCCCTCGCCGTGCTGCGCACGCGTCAGGGCAAGCTCGCGCAGGCCGAATCGCTCTATCATCGCGTCCTCCCCATCGACGAGCGGCTGCGGCCTCCGTCCGACCAGTCCCTGCTCCGGCGCCGCAGCGGCCTGGCCAACGTCTACTTCGCGCAGGGCCGGCTGGCGGAGGCGGAGTCGATCTTTCTCCAGGTGCTGGCCGTCCAGAGGCGGGCGCTGGGCGAAGATCACTACGACGTCGGCAGCACGCTCAACAACCTGGGTGGAACGTACTACCAGCTGAAACGATACGACGACGCGTTGCGCAGTTATGAGGCGGCGCGGCCGATCTTCGAACGATCGCTCGGGCCGGCGCACCCCAACGTCTTCGGCCTCTACAACAACATGGGCGAGGTCTACTGGAAGCTGAAGCAGTATGACCAGGCGGAGCGGCTGCTGCGGCAGTCGCTCGCCGCGAAGGAGAAGTACCTGGCGCCGGGACACGCCAGCATTGCCACGACGCTGCACGCCTTGGCCGGCACGCTCCGCGATGAGGGCCGCCTCGGCGAGGCGGAGCCGCTCTACCGTCGCGCCCTGGAGATCCGCGAGAAGACTGCCGGCACGAATCCCCGTTGGATCATCGAGACCCTGCACGACTACGCCGAACTGCGGCGGCGCGCCGGCCGACTGGCTGAGGCGGCCAAGCTCGACGCACGCGCGGCACAGCTGCAGCGCGCCAACTAG